In one Sphingobacterium daejeonense genomic region, the following are encoded:
- a CDS encoding hemolysin family protein, with product MEWLIPEKYASFIALPMNVLSKIVKPFVWLLSVSTEFIVKLFNIKVNQKCGDRRRNQSLVDEGVDSGAIEGIEHDMVDRVLSLGDKKAINLMVHRSKITYLDIQDSFEENKACIIKDEHTEYPVCNGNFDHVIGVVHVKTLFKEYLTTREMDLTKLVTPIPFVNENTYAYNVLQTLKSAKVLQAVVVDEYGSPQGIITMTDIVASLVGGFDSPETEEKKTIRKREDGTFVIDGSFQLDDFIEMFNLDLTEDDEDEIGNLTTVAGLVFLLLDHIPEEGEKVVYKNLEFEVLDMDGHRIDKLSLKVKDVPSDETANID from the coding sequence TTGGAATGGCTTATTCCTGAAAAATATGCTTCATTTATCGCTCTGCCAATGAATGTGTTGAGCAAGATTGTGAAACCCTTTGTTTGGTTATTGAGCGTGTCTACAGAATTCATTGTCAAACTCTTTAATATCAAGGTCAACCAAAAATGCGGTGACAGAAGAAGAAATCAAAGCCTTGTGGATGAAGGGGTAGACAGTGGAGCTATTGAAGGCATAGAACATGATATGGTGGATCGCGTACTTAGCTTGGGAGATAAAAAAGCTATCAATCTGATGGTCCACAGAAGTAAAATCACTTATTTGGATATTCAAGATAGCTTTGAAGAAAACAAAGCTTGTATTATAAAAGATGAACATACTGAATATCCGGTTTGTAATGGAAATTTTGACCATGTGATTGGGGTTGTCCATGTGAAAACCTTGTTTAAGGAGTACTTGACAACACGAGAAATGGATTTAACCAAATTAGTTACTCCAATTCCATTTGTAAATGAAAACACCTATGCTTATAATGTTTTGCAGACTTTAAAATCTGCTAAAGTATTACAGGCAGTGGTGGTTGACGAGTATGGCAGCCCACAAGGGATTATTACCATGACAGATATCGTAGCATCCTTAGTCGGAGGATTTGATTCTCCTGAAACGGAAGAAAAGAAAACAATCCGTAAGCGTGAAGATGGAACTTTTGTTATTGATGGCAGTTTCCAATTGGATGATTTCATCGAAATGTTCAATCTTGATCTCACAGAAGACGATGAAGATGAAATCGGAAACCTAACAACCGTAGCGGGATTGGTATTCCTTCTGCTCGATCATATACCAGAAGAAGGAGAAAAAGTTGTCTACAAGAATCTTGAGTTTGAAGTATTAGACATGGATGGACATAGAATCGACAAATTGAGCCTTAAAGTAAAGGATGTTCCCTCTGATGAAACCGCAAATATTGATTGA
- a CDS encoding NADPH-dependent FMN reductase, translated as MANKKVGIFVGSLRKESFNRKIANYLVSIAPEGYDFEIIEIGQLPFYNEDLDKGNPPAEFVEFRDTVAGLDAVLFVTPEYNRSVSAVLKNAIDVASRPYGKNKWDGKPGAVISSSIGAIGGFGANHHLRQSLVFINVPAMAQPEAYIGNVAANFDDSGKLTKEETQKFLKDFVKAFQSWVEKLL; from the coding sequence ATGGCAAATAAAAAAGTAGGAATATTTGTAGGAAGCTTAAGGAAAGAATCTTTTAACCGTAAAATAGCCAACTACCTAGTTTCAATTGCTCCGGAAGGGTACGATTTTGAAATCATAGAGATTGGGCAACTTCCCTTTTATAATGAGGATCTAGACAAGGGGAACCCTCCTGCAGAATTTGTTGAATTTAGGGATACCGTGGCAGGGTTAGATGCCGTATTATTTGTAACCCCTGAATATAACCGAAGTGTATCCGCAGTTTTAAAGAATGCAATTGATGTTGCTTCAAGACCCTATGGTAAAAATAAATGGGACGGAAAACCAGGTGCTGTTATCAGTTCTTCGATTGGAGCAATCGGTGGATTTGGTGCCAATCATCATTTGAGGCAGTCTCTTGTTTTTATCAATGTACCTGCAATGGCTCAACCTGAAGCTTATATTGGCAATGTAGCTGCTAACTTCGATGATTCTGGAAAATTAACTAAAGAAGAAACTCAGAAGTTCCTAAAGGACTTTGTAAAAGCCTTTCAGAGCTGGGTTGAAAAATTATTGTAA
- a CDS encoding phosphotransferase enzyme family protein yields the protein MEILPNFHNIEFRLNNLRDAITKNPVNRVIEVQDLLDYIFEREDKMRTILELGRANKLPLRITHNDTKFNNVLLDKDDNVQCVIDLDTVMPGYVAYDFGDAIRTIINSAAEDEADVSKIVLNIPLFQSFTAGYLSEAKDFLTETEVGSLIPAVHLLPYMQAVRFLTDYINGDTYYKIAYPEHNLVRTKAQLKLVHELEVNNEKLTDILAENLMSN from the coding sequence GTGGAGATTCTTCCTAACTTCCATAATATTGAGTTCAGATTGAATAATTTGCGTGATGCCATCACAAAAAATCCAGTTAATCGTGTGATTGAAGTTCAGGATTTGTTGGACTATATCTTTGAAAGAGAAGATAAGATGCGGACCATATTGGAATTGGGCAGAGCAAACAAATTACCACTGAGAATTACCCATAATGACACTAAATTCAACAATGTTCTGTTAGACAAAGATGATAATGTACAATGCGTTATTGATTTAGATACCGTAATGCCAGGATATGTTGCCTACGATTTTGGTGATGCAATTCGCACGATTATCAATTCAGCCGCTGAAGATGAAGCCGATGTTTCCAAAATAGTACTGAATATTCCATTGTTCCAATCGTTTACTGCCGGCTATTTATCAGAGGCTAAAGATTTCCTAACAGAAACTGAAGTTGGATCATTGATACCAGCTGTACACCTTTTGCCATATATGCAAGCAGTTAGATTTTTGACAGACTATATCAATGGCGATACTTATTATAAAATTGCCTATCCTGAACACAATCTAGTTAGAACTAAAGCACAATTAAAATTAGTTCATGAATTAGAAGTTAATAATGAAAAATTAACTGATATATTAGCAGAGAACTTGATGTCTAACTAA
- a CDS encoding glycoside hydrolase family 130 protein: MILSIQVLWLKTGKVYVLYRAEDKFGIGIGFRTSRLGLAESKDGIHFTRRKEPFYFLVMTHRRNLNGRRIEDPRLAVTEDGTYVVFYTQWNRKIPRLGVGLPEDLVTWEKHGPIFRNAKFQKVFNEPHKSASIVTKLKDDKLVISKVGGKYFMYWGEHGVSGATSTDLINWEPVLNEKGELAKFIIPREGYFDSALTECGPPAIITDKGILLLYNGKKP; the protein is encoded by the coding sequence ATGATACTTTCAATCCAGGTGCTGTGGTTAAAGACGGGTAAAGTATATGTTTTATATCGGGCTGAAGATAAATTTGGGATTGGAATCGGCTTTAGAACCTCGCGATTGGGATTGGCAGAGAGTAAAGATGGGATCCATTTTACAAGAAGAAAAGAACCGTTTTATTTCCTGGTGATGACTCACAGAAGGAATTTGAATGGCCGGAGGATTGAAGATCCTAGACTAGCAGTAACAGAAGATGGCACCTATGTCGTATTCTATACGCAGTGGAACCGAAAAATCCCCAGACTTGGCGTAGGACTTCCAGAGGATCTGGTCACATGGGAAAAGCATGGACCAATTTTCAGGAATGCAAAATTTCAAAAAGTTTTCAATGAACCCCATAAATCAGCCTCTATCGTTACCAAGTTGAAAGATGATAAGCTTGTAATTTCAAAAGTTGGCGGAAAATATTTTATGTATTGGGGTGAACATGGGGTATCAGGAGCAACCTCTACTGATTTAATCAACTGGGAACCAGTGTTAAATGAAAAAGGAGAATTAGCGAAATTTATTATTCCAAGGGAAGGATATTTCGATTCTGCCTTAACTGAGTGTGGTCCTCCAGCAATTATCACCGATAAAGGAATTTTATTACTTTACAACGGGAAAAAACCATGA
- the trxA gene encoding thioredoxin, with the protein MASFNEIIQKNSLVLVDFSAAWCGPCQMLAPILKEVKDELGDKLSIIKIDIDKNQAVASKFHVQGVPTLILYKDGNQVWRQSGLQPKHELLKIINSHS; encoded by the coding sequence ATGGCATCTTTTAACGAAATAATTCAGAAAAATTCATTGGTTTTGGTTGACTTCTCGGCAGCTTGGTGTGGACCATGTCAAATGTTGGCGCCGATTTTAAAAGAGGTAAAAGACGAACTTGGAGACAAACTCTCAATTATCAAAATTGATATTGATAAGAATCAGGCGGTAGCATCCAAATTTCATGTTCAGGGAGTACCAACTTTGATTCTATATAAGGATGGAAATCAGGTTTGGAGACAGAGTGGCTTACAACCCAAACATGAACTCCTCAAAATTATAAATTCGCATTCTTAA
- a CDS encoding n-acetylglutamate synthase, translating into MVNYHNRIFRTVSNSENGETSSETEFHYKQIGNIVFAEYFGGSIKYGHLLGLVSEYGTIDMKYHQVNIKGEIMTGTCESIPEILDNGKIRLHESWQWTSGDLSKGKSIVDEQ; encoded by the coding sequence ATGGTCAACTATCACAATAGAATTTTTAGGACAGTGAGCAATTCTGAAAATGGTGAAACAAGTTCTGAAACTGAATTTCATTACAAACAGATTGGTAATATAGTTTTTGCTGAATATTTTGGTGGTTCGATTAAATATGGTCACCTCTTAGGCTTGGTCAGTGAGTATGGTACTATTGATATGAAATATCATCAGGTTAATATAAAAGGCGAAATAATGACTGGAACCTGTGAATCTATACCTGAAATATTGGATAATGGAAAAATAAGATTGCATGAATCCTGGCAATGGACTTCCGGAGATCTATCCAAAGGAAAATCTATTGTGGATGAACAGTAG
- a CDS encoding MFS transporter, translating to MSKIWKYVFIASLGGFLFGFETAVISGAERIIQELWDLNSFWHGFTVSISLIGTIFGAIGAAKPAQKYGRKRVLQVVAVMYLLSAIGCGLSFNWYMFLFFRLLGGISVGVSSVVGPLYIAEIAPAKVRGRMTGMFQIMIVSGIFIAFLTNYLFANFGD from the coding sequence ATGAGTAAGATTTGGAAATATGTTTTTATCGCCTCCTTGGGTGGCTTTTTATTCGGTTTTGAAACCGCTGTAATCTCTGGAGCAGAACGAATTATCCAGGAACTTTGGGATTTAAATTCCTTTTGGCATGGATTTACGGTTTCAATTTCCTTAATAGGAACTATTTTTGGCGCAATCGGAGCTGCTAAACCAGCCCAAAAATATGGCAGAAAACGTGTTCTCCAAGTTGTAGCAGTCATGTACCTACTGTCGGCTATTGGTTGTGGCCTTTCCTTTAATTGGTATATGTTTTTATTTTTCAGACTGTTGGGCGGTATTTCTGTAGGAGTGAGTTCAGTAGTTGGACCACTATATATCGCAGAAATCGCACCAGCCAAGGTCCGTGGCAGAATGACTGGCATGTTCCAGATTATGATTGTTAGTGGAATTTTCATTGCTTTTTTGACCAATTATCTATTCGCAAATTTTGGAGATTGA
- a CDS encoding glycoside hydrolase family 130 protein: MVLQQLSPIKEFYYFTTGKNHDDKLIADPRFNIGTYSAGQVLFSKNDPTEVLQRLDVPFLRPMEAFEKSGQYKDGTVFIQGLTYYQKKWFLYYGCADSKVAVAIYDPTKLVDFDPIPEEK; encoded by the coding sequence GTGGTCCTCCAGCAATTATCACCGATAAAGGAATTTTATTACTTTACAACGGGAAAAAACCATGATGATAAATTAATCGCCGATCCAAGATTTAATATCGGAACCTATAGTGCTGGACAAGTTTTATTTTCCAAAAATGACCCAACAGAAGTTCTTCAGCGATTGGATGTGCCATTCTTAAGACCCATGGAAGCATTTGAAAAATCAGGCCAATATAAGGATGGAACGGTTTTTATCCAAGGATTGACTTATTATCAAAAGAAATGGTTTTTATATTATGGCTGTGCCGATTCAAAAGTTGCAGTTGCGATTTATGACCCCACTAAATTAGTAGATTTCGACCCAATCCCTGAGGAGAAATAA
- the pdeM gene encoding ligase-associated DNA damage response endonuclease PdeM, with amino-acid sequence MAKRIELNGLELYLLPQKVIYIPKYFMLIISDWHLGKLTHFRKEGLFVPAPDIEEEFLRLSTLIKELDVKEIVFLGDLFHSEWNSDWEKLKSYVNSIGNQSIKCTLTKGNHDILTENHFYNMNLRLIEEVVLSEGIVLSHEPIVGLPDYMYNIVGHIHPGCLIDAGARQSFKLPCFYLKDKVLTMPAFGKFTGLFLVKKEYNSNIYVVINDAVVAFKYLFFLL; translated from the coding sequence ATGGCTAAAAGGATAGAATTAAATGGGTTGGAGCTTTATTTGTTGCCTCAAAAGGTAATTTATATTCCCAAATATTTTATGCTGATTATTTCAGATTGGCATTTGGGAAAATTAACCCATTTCCGAAAGGAAGGTCTATTTGTTCCTGCACCAGATATTGAAGAAGAATTCCTCAGACTCAGCACGCTAATAAAGGAATTGGATGTTAAAGAAATCGTATTCCTAGGCGATCTTTTTCATTCGGAATGGAATTCCGATTGGGAAAAATTAAAGTCTTATGTCAATTCAATTGGGAATCAATCCATCAAATGTACCTTGACCAAAGGGAACCATGATATCCTTACAGAAAATCATTTCTACAATATGAACCTCCGTTTGATCGAAGAAGTAGTATTGTCTGAAGGTATCGTCCTTTCGCATGAACCTATTGTCGGATTACCTGATTATATGTACAATATTGTTGGACATATCCATCCAGGATGTTTAATTGATGCCGGAGCAAGACAATCTTTTAAATTGCCATGCTTTTATTTGAAAGATAAAGTGCTTACAATGCCAGCATTCGGTAAATTCACTGGACTATTTTTAGTCAAAAAAGAATATAATTCAAATATATATGTCGTTATAAATGATGCTGTTGTAGCATTTAAATATTTATTTTTCCTGCTGTAG
- a CDS encoding CNNM domain-containing protein: MVTEIIIILILIVLNGILSASEIAIVSSRKARLQAASAKNNGAKTALELKENPNNFLSTVQIGITLIGILTGFFSRWFHFDFYCRKT, translated from the coding sequence ATGGTCACGGAAATAATAATAATTCTCATACTAATTGTATTAAACGGAATCCTCTCCGCATCTGAAATTGCCATTGTATCTAGCCGAAAAGCACGTTTGCAGGCCGCAAGTGCGAAAAACAATGGTGCAAAAACAGCATTAGAACTTAAAGAAAATCCAAATAACTTCCTGTCAACTGTACAGATCGGAATTACGTTGATTGGTATTTTGACAGGTTTTTTCTCCAGGTGGTTCCATTTCGACTTTTATTGCAGAAAAACTTAA
- a CDS encoding carbohydrate-binding family 9-like protein, whose protein sequence is MKRLTVKKLDFTGIELDYSNLANELNDLDWNAIDEAPWKEEFPYTPQAKFQIAYDQNGIYLHYDIDEEFVKGEFIRPNENIWEDSCVEFFVSFDGRKTYYNLEFNVLGTGLIGYGTAEKSSRNRLSAEEILTVDAISQIKTVNGRKNWKQILIIPFALFGLTIADIEGKTLAANFYKCGDGLPNPHFLSWNTIENSKPNFHLPEFFGEIIF, encoded by the coding sequence ATGAAAAGACTAACTGTTAAGAAATTAGACTTTACTGGCATTGAATTGGACTATTCGAATTTAGCCAATGAATTAAATGATTTGGATTGGAATGCAATTGACGAAGCTCCCTGGAAAGAGGAATTCCCATACACTCCGCAAGCCAAATTTCAAATTGCCTATGATCAAAATGGTATTTATCTGCATTATGATATTGATGAAGAATTCGTAAAAGGAGAATTTATCCGTCCTAATGAAAACATTTGGGAAGATAGTTGCGTTGAGTTTTTTGTTTCTTTTGATGGTCGAAAAACTTATTATAACTTGGAATTCAATGTATTGGGCACTGGTTTGATTGGATATGGCACTGCTGAAAAATCTAGTCGTAATAGATTAAGTGCTGAGGAGATTTTGACGGTTGATGCAATTTCACAGATAAAAACAGTGAATGGCAGGAAAAATTGGAAACAAATATTGATCATTCCTTTCGCCTTGTTTGGATTGACAATTGCAGACATTGAAGGAAAAACCTTGGCTGCAAATTTCTATAAATGTGGAGATGGGCTTCCAAACCCTCATTTCCTTTCTTGGAATACCATTGAAAATTCAAAACCGAATTTCCATTTACCGGAATTTTTTGGTGAAATAATTTTTTAA
- a CDS encoding transposase: protein MNYLIRNGNIEVYGYVIMPNHVHLIWKAIKLNGKEKPHHSFLKYTSHSFKKYMVQFDMVELENYYNNTSDRKFNFWQRDPLAVKIFTEKIAFEKLNYIHKNPCQEKWMLSQVPEDYTYSSAKFYSTGKIEDSLILVTDIREVI from the coding sequence TTGAATTATTTAATAAGAAATGGAAATATTGAGGTTTATGGGTATGTCATTATGCCAAATCATGTCCATCTTATTTGGAAGGCAATCAAACTCAATGGAAAAGAAAAGCCTCATCATTCTTTCCTGAAATATACATCACATAGTTTTAAAAAATATATGGTCCAATTTGATATGGTTGAATTGGAGAATTATTACAACAATACTTCAGATCGGAAATTTAATTTTTGGCAAAGAGATCCCTTGGCAGTTAAAATTTTTACTGAAAAAATAGCTTTTGAAAAGTTAAATTATATACACAAAAATCCATGCCAGGAGAAATGGATGTTAAGTCAAGTACCAGAAGATTATACTTATTCATCAGCAAAATTTTATAGTACTGGAAAAATTGAAGATTCGCTTATTTTGGTTACAGATATTCGTGAAGTCATTTAG
- a CDS encoding MFS transporter — protein MTGKKEEAKVVFESLGQSTTELNSLESQDQKEEPLFQSKYRKPIIYAVLLAVFNQLTGINAILYYAPRIFEMAGFSRELAFLQPIFIGGTNLLFTLIGMSIIDKYGRKKLLLERERSECSYS, from the coding sequence TTGACCGGTAAAAAAGAAGAAGCCAAAGTAGTTTTTGAAAGCTTAGGACAATCAACCACTGAATTAAACTCATTGGAATCACAAGATCAAAAAGAAGAACCATTATTCCAGTCAAAATATCGAAAACCGATTATTTATGCTGTTTTACTGGCTGTTTTTAATCAGTTGACAGGGATCAATGCTATTCTTTACTATGCACCAAGGATATTTGAAATGGCAGGTTTTAGCCGTGAACTGGCATTTCTGCAACCCATATTTATAGGAGGTACTAATCTATTGTTTACATTAATAGGAATGAGTATTATCGATAAATATGGGCGTAAGAAGCTATTGTTGGAGCGGGAGCGGTCGGAATGTTCATATTCTTGA
- a CDS encoding DEAD/DEAH box helicase gives MKNEFAEVWFYNQGWQAHEFQQKCWEALANGESGILNAPTGYGKTFAIWFGVLAQYYAKEALQEKKIKKKTLHTLWITPLRALSKEIHKATSQVSQDLDLDYEIELRTGDTTVANRQRQRKNPPQALITTPESVHLILATKKVKIISNILNLSS, from the coding sequence ATGAAAAACGAATTTGCAGAGGTATGGTTTTATAATCAAGGATGGCAAGCACATGAGTTCCAACAGAAATGTTGGGAAGCTTTGGCGAATGGTGAATCTGGAATATTGAATGCACCTACAGGTTATGGTAAAACCTTTGCTATTTGGTTTGGTGTTTTAGCACAATATTATGCCAAGGAAGCTCTGCAAGAGAAAAAAATCAAAAAGAAAACCTTGCATACGCTCTGGATAACACCTTTAAGAGCGTTATCAAAAGAGATTCATAAAGCAACTTCTCAAGTTTCCCAAGACTTGGACCTAGATTATGAAATAGAGTTAAGAACAGGTGATACAACCGTAGCCAACAGACAGAGACAAAGAAAGAATCCTCCACAAGCATTGATTACGACCCCAGAGAGTGTCCATCTCATTTTGGCAACAAAGAAGGTCAAGATTATTTCAAATATCTTGAATTTATCATCATAG
- a CDS encoding helicase-related protein, producing the protein MEKFPWAGHLGIRLLDKVVDIVNQYKTTLIFTNTRSQAEIWYQQIITYYPEFAGLLAIHHGSLSDEVRTWVEEALHEGRLKAVVCTSSLDLGVDFRPVDCVLQVGSPKGIARFLQRAGRSGHRPDATSIIYYVPTNSLEIIEGDSLKFAVKEKIVESRIPYVRSFDVLIQYLMTLAVGDGFYADDILQEVAQTHCFESITQEEFNQCMALLIHGGSTLQAYDDFHRLVLVDGKYKVTSRKLAMRHRLSIGAIVSDLMMRVKFRSGKYLGSIEESFISKLNIGDVFWFSGRQLELVQIMANDAIVKPSEKKKGVVPSWMGGRFAISPDLGIAIRHSFKSIHKTQGISPEIKFLKPYSKNRSHFLHYLRKMNYWLIYTDQIWLSSFPISI; encoded by the coding sequence TTGGAAAAATTCCCCTGGGCTGGACATTTGGGAATCAGACTTTTAGATAAAGTCGTTGACATCGTCAACCAATATAAAACAACCCTTATTTTTACAAATACACGATCACAAGCTGAAATCTGGTACCAACAGATAATCACATATTACCCTGAATTTGCTGGGTTATTGGCTATTCATCATGGTTCATTAAGTGATGAAGTTAGGACTTGGGTGGAGGAAGCTTTACATGAAGGAAGGTTAAAAGCAGTCGTATGTACCAGTAGCTTAGATTTAGGAGTCGATTTCAGACCTGTTGATTGTGTGCTTCAGGTAGGATCTCCCAAAGGGATTGCCAGATTTTTGCAGCGAGCAGGTAGGTCCGGACATAGACCCGATGCTACTTCCATAATCTATTATGTTCCTACAAATTCCTTGGAGATAATTGAGGGTGATTCCTTAAAATTTGCTGTTAAGGAAAAGATCGTAGAAAGCAGAATCCCTTATGTCCGTTCATTTGATGTTTTAATACAATACCTGATGACTCTAGCTGTCGGAGATGGTTTTTATGCAGACGACATATTACAGGAAGTAGCTCAAACACATTGTTTTGAATCAATTACTCAAGAAGAATTTAATCAATGCATGGCCCTCTTGATTCATGGAGGTTCTACTTTACAAGCATACGATGATTTTCATCGCCTAGTATTGGTAGATGGCAAATATAAAGTTACTTCTCGGAAATTGGCAATGCGGCATCGATTGTCCATCGGAGCCATTGTCTCCGACCTAATGATGCGTGTTAAATTCCGGTCTGGAAAGTATCTAGGTTCGATTGAGGAGTCATTTATTTCAAAGCTGAATATTGGTGATGTTTTTTGGTTTTCAGGTAGACAATTGGAGCTTGTCCAAATCATGGCAAACGATGCTATCGTAAAACCTTCGGAAAAGAAAAAAGGAGTCGTTCCGTCGTGGATGGGAGGTAGGTTTGCCATTTCTCCAGATTTGGGTATTGCAATTCGACATAGCTTCAAAAGCATCCATAAAACTCAAGGAATTTCTCCTGAAATCAAGTTTTTGAAACCCTATTCAAAGAACAGGAGTCACTTTCTGCATTACCTAAGGAAGATGAATTACTGGTTGATATATACAGACCAAATATGGCTATCATCTTTTCCTATATCCATTTGA
- a CDS encoding type I restriction endonuclease, which translates to MEQDLKLKLEQLHQRVDALKEQIGTEEATKNAFVMPFIQILGYDIFNPTEVIPEFICDIGTKKGEKVDYVIKKDDEPILIIECKHWREKADAHNSQLHRYYHVSKARFGVLTNGHIYNFYADLEKPNIMDEKPFFTLDLNNLKESNLKILEKFTKNGYNLESILDSAEGLKYIKAIKTEFERELAEPSDEFVKMLVSKFFDKPIIASRLAVFKDYTKRAIATYINESINSRLKNALSINDTIPSKDSDNLEQIDGNSGVNEKQDKINTTEEEMEGFQIVKAILREILPASRIAFRDTQSYFGILLDNNNRKPICRLHFNSSTIRYIELFNNGKDNGDKKQIETVDDIYNYKTELLATINNYEK; encoded by the coding sequence ATGGAACAAGACTTAAAATTGAAATTAGAGCAACTTCATCAAAGAGTTGATGCATTAAAAGAACAAATTGGGACTGAAGAAGCAACGAAAAATGCTTTTGTAATGCCTTTTATTCAAATCTTAGGCTATGATATTTTTAATCCAACAGAAGTTATTCCTGAGTTCATTTGCGATATCGGAACCAAAAAAGGAGAGAAAGTTGACTATGTTATTAAAAAGGACGACGAACCAATTTTAATCATAGAATGTAAACATTGGAGAGAAAAGGCAGATGCACACAATTCACAGTTGCACCGATATTATCACGTGTCTAAAGCTAGATTTGGAGTTCTAACGAATGGACATATTTATAATTTCTATGCAGATTTAGAGAAGCCAAATATAATGGACGAAAAACCATTCTTTACATTGGATCTCAACAATTTAAAAGAATCAAATTTAAAGATTCTAGAGAAATTTACTAAAAATGGATATAATCTCGAAAGTATTTTGGATTCAGCAGAAGGATTAAAATATATCAAAGCAATTAAAACTGAATTTGAAAGGGAACTAGCAGAACCATCTGATGAATTTGTTAAAATGTTAGTCTCAAAATTTTTTGATAAGCCTATTATAGCATCTAGATTAGCGGTCTTTAAAGATTATACAAAGCGAGCAATTGCTACTTATATAAATGAAAGCATTAATTCTCGTCTAAAAAATGCATTAAGTATAAATGATACAATTCCATCAAAAGATTCTGATAATTTAGAACAAATAGATGGAAACTCTGGCGTCAATGAAAAACAAGATAAAATAAATACAACAGAGGAAGAAATGGAAGGATTTCAAATTGTAAAAGCAATTCTGCGAGAAATCCTACCTGCATCTAGAATTGCATTCCGAGATACTCAATCATATTTTGGCATTTTATTAGACAACAATAATCGAAAACCAATTTGTAGGCTACATTTTAATTCATCTACCATTAGATATATTGAATTGTTTAATAATGGAAAAGATAATGGTGATAAAAAACAAATAGAAACAGTGGATGATATATATAATTATAAAACAGAGTTGTTAGCCACAATTAATAATTATG
- a CDS encoding sugar porter family MFS transporter encodes MFIFLILAAFGLKSGASDFLLYYIIGFIACFALSQGAVIWVFISEIFPNAVRAQGTSLGSTTHWVMAALVSWVFPIIVENIAGGGFYIFLFYAIMVVVSFFFIMSMPETKGKSLEQIQEELK; translated from the coding sequence ATGTTCATATTCTTGATCTTAGCAGCATTTGGCCTTAAATCAGGAGCTTCGGATTTCCTATTGTATTATATCATTGGTTTTATAGCATGTTTTGCATTGTCGCAAGGAGCCGTTATCTGGGTATTTATTTCAGAGATATTTCCAAATGCTGTACGAGCACAAGGTACATCCTTGGGCAGTACTACCCATTGGGTCATGGCAGCCTTGGTGTCATGGGTGTTCCCAATAATCGTAGAGAATATCGCCGGTGGCGGATTTTATATCTTCTTGTTCTATGCGATTATGGTTGTCGTGTCGTTCTTCTTTATCATGTCGATGCCAGAAACAAAAGGAAAATCATTGGAACAAATACAAGAGGAATTGAAGTAA